The proteins below come from a single Bactrocera dorsalis isolate Fly_Bdor chromosome 5, ASM2337382v1, whole genome shotgun sequence genomic window:
- the LOC105224459 gene encoding uncharacterized protein LOC105224459: MMVTRTDCYLALILLLVLFGAVVSTSRFTNIICKSFDESLAIFQYCRLTVPKRGTIALSLYAKILKKPFSNITINLSLFKKFNGYRPFLQNVSVDLCSFMANRKRFPFVKIYFDAFAKYSNFNHTCPFNHDIVFNNLVMRDDMFARFPIPGGEYMFKAVYAMNMEWKVETRVYLLVNVNAK; this comes from the exons aTGATGGTCACTCGCACGGATTGTTATCTCGCGCTAATACTTTTATTGGTATTATTTGGAGCGGTCGTGTCAACTTCAAGATTCACCAACATTATTTGCAAATCTTTCGATGAAAGTTTAgctatttttcaatattgtcgGCTAACGGTACCGAAACGGGGTACGATTGCGTTATCACTTTATGCGAAAATCTTAAAGAAACCGTTTAGTAATATTACA ATAAATCTGAGTTTGTTCAAAAAGTTCAATGGTTATCGTCCATTTCTGCAGAATGTTTCCGTCGATCTATGTTCCTTCATGGCGAATAGGAAACGTTTTCCctttgtgaaaatatattttgatgcCTTCGCGAAATACTCGAATTTCAACCACACTTGTCCGTTCAAT CATgacattgtttttaataatcttGTGATGCGTGATGATATGTTCGCTCGCTTTCCGATTCCAGGAGGAGAATATATGTTTAAGGCGGTATATGCGATGAACATGGAATGGAAGGTTGAAACGAGGGTATATTTATTGGTTAATGTTAATGCAAAGTAG